One Microbacterium keratanolyticum DNA window includes the following coding sequences:
- a CDS encoding 1-phosphofructokinase family hexose kinase — protein sequence MIITVTPNPALDLTWHVDRIVPGGVHRADTGRARAGGKGLNVARVAHAQGATVRALTTVGGAAGGEFALELRSSGVPHLLVPVVAETRRSIALVDEHLGDTTIVNERGINPSNDEWRALLDAVGESLVDAAEAGENAPVLVISGSLPPGAPAELLPSLIIAGRAAGAAVIVDTSGPALLQAADAGASVLKPNAAELAEATGISDPLAGAAELLRRGAELVLLSMGADGMLAVTSDAVVQARLQTPLAGNPTGAGDAAVAACASLWAEGVREPEAILRRATAWSAAAVLMPLAGEIHDSWPSLADALLVETHDFAPEQKDPR from the coding sequence ATGATCATCACCGTGACGCCGAATCCGGCGCTTGATCTCACCTGGCACGTCGACCGGATTGTCCCCGGTGGGGTGCACCGCGCCGACACCGGGCGCGCGCGGGCGGGCGGCAAGGGCCTCAACGTCGCGCGCGTCGCGCACGCGCAGGGTGCGACGGTGCGAGCTCTCACGACGGTCGGCGGTGCCGCCGGTGGTGAGTTCGCCCTCGAACTGCGCTCGAGCGGCGTGCCGCACCTGCTCGTCCCCGTCGTCGCAGAGACGCGCCGCAGCATCGCCCTCGTCGACGAGCATCTCGGGGACACGACGATCGTGAACGAGCGGGGCATCAATCCGTCGAACGACGAGTGGCGTGCGCTTCTCGATGCTGTCGGCGAGAGCCTCGTCGACGCTGCCGAAGCGGGTGAGAACGCCCCTGTCCTCGTGATCTCGGGCAGCCTGCCTCCCGGCGCTCCTGCGGAGCTGCTGCCCTCGCTCATCATCGCGGGCCGCGCCGCCGGTGCAGCCGTGATCGTCGACACCTCGGGCCCCGCGCTGCTGCAGGCCGCGGATGCGGGCGCATCCGTTCTCAAACCGAATGCCGCCGAGCTCGCCGAAGCGACGGGTATCAGCGACCCCCTCGCCGGTGCGGCCGAACTGCTGCGTCGTGGAGCCGAGCTCGTGCTGCTGTCGATGGGCGCCGACGGGATGCTCGCCGTCACCTCTGATGCTGTCGTTCAGGCCCGACTGCAGACGCCTCTTGCGGGCAACCCCACCGGTGCGGGCGATGCGGCCGTGGCCGCCTGCGCCTCGCTCTGGGCTGAGGGCGTCCGTGAGCCTGAGGCCATCCTGCGTCGCGCGACCGCGTGGTCGGCCGCGGCGGTGCTCATGCCGCTCGCGGGTGAGATTCACGATTCCTGGCCATCCCTGGCTGACGCGCTCCTTGTCGAGACGCACGACTTCGCTCCCGAACAGAAGGACCCTCGATGA
- a CDS encoding GntR family transcriptional regulator, whose protein sequence is MIEEGKALFLQIAEQIEDSILDGSLAEEAQAPSTNELAAFYHINPATAAKGVAMLTEKGVLYKRRGIGMFVADGARDLLLGERRTAFADRYIDPLLAEARTIGLSPADLAALIQARATAAPEGTNT, encoded by the coding sequence GTGATCGAAGAAGGCAAAGCGCTCTTCCTCCAGATCGCCGAGCAGATCGAAGACTCGATCCTCGACGGGTCACTGGCCGAAGAGGCTCAGGCGCCGTCGACGAATGAGCTCGCGGCGTTCTACCACATCAACCCCGCCACCGCAGCCAAGGGAGTCGCCATGCTCACCGAAAAGGGAGTGCTGTACAAGCGCCGCGGCATCGGAATGTTCGTCGCCGATGGCGCCCGCGATCTTCTCCTCGGCGAACGCCGCACCGCTTTCGCCGACCGCTACATCGACCCACTGCTCGCCGAGGCCCGCACGATCGGCCTCAGCCCCGCAGACCTCGCCGCGCTCATCCAGGCGCGAGCGACCGCAGCCCCCGAAGGGACCAACACATGA
- a CDS encoding class II fructose-bisphosphate aldolase produces MTLVSAADLVRDAAARGTGVGAFNVLHLETAEALVAAASLAELPVILQISQNCADYHGGLEPIALATLAVARRAEMPVAVHLDHAERVELVDEAITLGFGSVMFDGGALPYDENVALTAEVVARAKAAGVFVEGELGEVGGKDGAHAPGVRTDPAEAVAFVAATGVDALAVAVGSSHAMLDRSASLDIELIGRLHDALDVPLVLHGSSGVADAVIADAVRAGMTKINVSTHLNGFFTRAVREKLASDESLVDSRKYVKLGRDAVAAEAARMLRLFALAQAA; encoded by the coding sequence ATGACTCTCGTCTCTGCGGCTGATCTCGTCCGCGATGCTGCGGCCCGCGGCACCGGTGTCGGCGCATTCAACGTGCTGCACCTTGAGACCGCGGAGGCGCTCGTCGCCGCGGCCTCCCTCGCAGAACTCCCGGTCATCCTGCAGATCTCGCAGAACTGCGCGGACTACCACGGCGGCCTTGAGCCGATCGCGCTGGCGACGCTCGCCGTCGCCCGCCGCGCAGAGATGCCCGTCGCGGTGCACCTCGATCACGCCGAGCGGGTAGAGCTCGTCGACGAGGCCATCACCCTCGGATTCGGCTCGGTCATGTTCGACGGGGGTGCGCTTCCCTACGACGAGAACGTCGCGCTGACCGCCGAAGTGGTGGCGCGCGCAAAAGCCGCCGGCGTTTTCGTCGAAGGTGAGCTGGGAGAGGTCGGCGGCAAGGACGGCGCCCACGCGCCGGGCGTGCGCACAGACCCTGCGGAGGCCGTCGCCTTCGTGGCCGCGACGGGCGTCGATGCACTCGCCGTCGCGGTCGGATCGTCGCACGCGATGCTCGATCGCTCCGCCTCGCTCGACATCGAACTCATCGGTCGCCTGCACGATGCCCTCGATGTGCCGCTCGTCCTGCACGGGTCGTCCGGTGTCGCGGATGCGGTGATCGCTGACGCGGTGCGCGCAGGCATGACGAAGATCAACGTCTCCACGCACCTGAACGGCTTCTTCACACGCGCCGTCCGCGAGAAGCTCGCGAGCGACGAGAGCCTCGTCGACTCGCGCAAGTACGTGAAGCTCGGCCGCGACGCTGTCGCCGCCGAGGCGGCGCGGATGCTGCGCCTGTTCGCCCTGGCGCAGGCCGCATGA
- a CDS encoding ABC transporter ATP-binding protein translates to MTAVIEVKNLTKRYKDKRALDNVSLTLEGGTIYGLLGRNGAGKTTLMSILTAQNFASAGDVKVFGEHPYENAHVLNRMCFVRESQKYPDDAYPRHAFKAASLFFKNWDQEYAERLIADFQLPMKQTIKKLSRGQLSAVGVIIGLAARAEITFFDEPYLGLDAVARQIFYDRLIEDYAEHPRTVILSSHLIDEVSNLIERVIVIDQGEILLHEETDALRDRAVTVVGDATKVDAWAEGRDILHREELGRVASITALGSLSAAERAEIHDNGLDLAPVSLQQLIVRLTQKNGAPVNEEVR, encoded by the coding sequence ATGACCGCCGTCATCGAGGTGAAGAACCTCACGAAGCGCTACAAGGACAAGCGCGCACTCGACAACGTCTCGCTCACCCTCGAGGGAGGCACCATCTACGGCCTGCTCGGACGCAACGGCGCCGGCAAGACCACGCTCATGTCGATCCTGACCGCGCAGAACTTCGCCTCCGCCGGCGATGTGAAGGTGTTCGGCGAGCACCCCTATGAGAACGCGCACGTCCTCAACCGCATGTGCTTCGTTCGCGAGAGCCAGAAGTACCCGGATGACGCGTATCCGCGGCACGCCTTCAAGGCGGCGAGCCTGTTCTTCAAGAACTGGGATCAGGAGTACGCAGAACGCCTCATCGCCGACTTCCAGCTGCCGATGAAGCAGACCATCAAGAAGCTCTCCCGCGGGCAGCTCTCGGCAGTCGGCGTCATCATCGGCCTCGCGGCACGAGCCGAGATCACCTTCTTCGATGAGCCCTACCTCGGGCTCGACGCCGTCGCCCGGCAGATCTTCTATGACCGCCTGATCGAGGACTACGCCGAGCACCCGCGCACGGTCATCCTCTCCTCGCACCTGATCGACGAGGTGTCCAACCTCATCGAGCGGGTCATCGTGATCGACCAGGGAGAGATCCTCCTGCACGAGGAGACGGATGCGCTGCGTGACCGCGCAGTGACCGTCGTGGGCGATGCGACGAAGGTGGATGCCTGGGCCGAAGGCCGCGACATCCTGCACCGCGAGGAGCTCGGACGCGTGGCATCCATCACCGCGCTCGGAAGCCTGAGCGCAGCCGAACGTGCGGAGATCCACGACAACGGGCTCGACCTCGCGCCCGTCTCCCTGCAGCAGCTGATCGTGCGTCTGACCCAGAAGAACGGCGCACCCGTGAACGAGGAGGTGCGCTGA
- a CDS encoding DeoR/GlpR family DNA-binding transcription regulator yields MKRAARLAAILDLLATQGEVTVEELVDQFGASAATTRRDLDSLAERRLLTRTHGGAVAQSVAYELPIRYKSHQRADAKEHIARAAAALVPPGAVIGLSGGTTTTAIAAALAAREDLSERGITVVTNAVNIAAQLATRPDIKVVVTGGVIHARSYELVGPFVEQLLSGIRLDFAFIGVNGIAADSGATTHDEREAAVNRMMASRARHAAIVADSTKVGVSAFAAVGGPELFPQLLTDDEISPDGQAALVEAGFEVVVAR; encoded by the coding sequence ATGAAACGCGCTGCCCGCCTTGCCGCGATCCTCGATCTTCTCGCCACCCAGGGCGAGGTCACGGTCGAGGAGCTCGTCGACCAGTTCGGGGCATCCGCCGCCACCACCCGCCGCGACCTCGACAGCCTCGCCGAGCGACGGCTTCTGACGCGCACGCACGGCGGTGCGGTGGCGCAGTCCGTCGCCTACGAGCTGCCGATTCGGTACAAGAGTCACCAGCGCGCCGATGCGAAAGAACACATCGCTCGTGCCGCCGCAGCACTGGTGCCCCCGGGTGCGGTCATCGGACTGTCGGGCGGCACCACCACGACGGCGATCGCCGCAGCCCTCGCCGCGCGTGAAGACCTCTCGGAGCGAGGCATCACGGTCGTGACGAACGCGGTCAACATCGCCGCGCAGCTCGCCACCCGTCCCGACATCAAGGTCGTCGTGACCGGCGGGGTGATCCACGCCCGCAGCTACGAGCTGGTCGGCCCTTTCGTGGAACAGCTGCTCAGTGGCATCCGCCTGGACTTCGCCTTCATCGGCGTCAATGGCATCGCAGCCGACTCCGGTGCGACAACGCATGATGAGCGCGAGGCGGCCGTGAATCGGATGATGGCGTCTCGCGCCCGCCACGCGGCGATCGTCGCGGACTCCACGAAGGTCGGCGTCTCCGCATTCGCTGCCGTCGGTGGTCCGGAGCTGTTTCCGCAGCTGCTCACCGACGATGAGATCTCGCCCGATGGCCAGGCCGCGCTCGTCGAGGCCGGGTTCGAGGTCGTCGTCGCACGCTAG
- a CDS encoding SIS domain-containing protein encodes MTNAHAAGAHMQAELASQPDTWERAFGMRAEQQLLPAAGARVAVVGCGTSWFMAQSYAFLRESGGFGVTDAFAASENFVNRGYDAVVALTRSGTTSEVLELISGLDSSVHTIGVIGDPESPLVNMVDDAVLLPFADEKSVVQTRFATTALALFRASLGEDLTGAIADARTALADVDPTLAAAEQYSFLGRGWTVGLAHEAALKMRESSQSWTESYPSMEYRHGPIAIAAPGRITWQFGAAPEGLRGQVEATGARFVEHAIDPMADLARLHQVALDRSLAAGLDPDQPRNLTRAVILDA; translated from the coding sequence ATGACGAACGCACACGCCGCCGGCGCTCACATGCAGGCCGAACTCGCCTCGCAGCCCGACACCTGGGAGCGCGCATTCGGCATGCGTGCTGAGCAGCAGCTCCTCCCGGCGGCGGGCGCGCGCGTTGCCGTCGTCGGCTGCGGCACATCGTGGTTCATGGCGCAGTCGTATGCCTTCCTGCGCGAGTCCGGCGGGTTCGGTGTCACCGATGCCTTCGCCGCATCCGAGAACTTCGTGAACCGCGGCTATGACGCCGTCGTCGCGCTGACTCGTTCGGGCACGACCTCGGAGGTGCTTGAGCTCATCTCGGGTCTCGACTCCTCGGTGCACACGATCGGCGTGATCGGCGATCCGGAGTCTCCGCTCGTGAACATGGTCGACGATGCCGTCCTGCTTCCCTTCGCCGACGAGAAGTCGGTCGTGCAGACTCGCTTCGCCACGACGGCGCTCGCACTGTTCCGCGCGTCGCTCGGTGAGGACCTCACCGGTGCGATCGCCGACGCTCGCACGGCGCTCGCCGATGTGGATCCGACCCTCGCCGCGGCGGAGCAGTACAGCTTCCTCGGTCGCGGGTGGACGGTCGGGCTCGCGCACGAGGCCGCGCTCAAGATGCGCGAGTCGTCGCAGTCGTGGACCGAGTCGTACCCCTCGATGGAGTACCGCCACGGCCCGATCGCGATCGCGGCTCCTGGTCGCATCACCTGGCAGTTCGGCGCCGCCCCCGAGGGGCTGCGCGGACAGGTCGAGGCGACAGGTGCCCGCTTCGTCGAGCACGCGATCGACCCGATGGCTGACCTCGCACGCCTGCACCAGGTTGCTCTCGACCGTTCGCTGGCTGCGGGACTCGACCCCGACCAGCCGCGCAACCTCACGCGCGCCGTTATCCTCGACGCGTAG
- a CDS encoding ROK family protein, protein MSSPEGADAARAVPDVVQDASGDRLARAASIGRGAAVLAFDVGGTDIKSALFDENGTALGLRRTPTPPAGPDMPGRLVARLRDLAAELQEQHPQIVPRAVGLVVPGIVDADAGIGVFASNLGWQDAPLRDLAGEAFGLPVAFDHDVRSASWAEHVLGGARAYSNAVVLIIGTGIAGAILVGGRPYTAGGYAGEIGHSPIAEGPQCPCGARGCLETMASAGAIARRYTEATGAVVDGAKEVIARANAGDDVAARIWNEALDALTLAIAQLTAVVAPEAVVIGGGLSRAGDALFDELHRRLAARLSFHRIPALVPAELLGNAGILGAALRAREVA, encoded by the coding sequence ATGAGCAGCCCTGAGGGCGCCGACGCGGCCCGTGCTGTGCCGGATGTGGTGCAGGATGCGTCGGGCGACCGGCTCGCCCGCGCCGCATCGATCGGACGCGGCGCGGCGGTGCTCGCCTTTGATGTCGGCGGCACCGACATCAAATCGGCGCTCTTCGACGAGAACGGCACGGCCCTCGGGCTGCGGCGCACGCCGACGCCTCCTGCGGGACCAGACATGCCGGGGCGCCTCGTTGCGCGGTTGCGCGACCTCGCCGCAGAGCTGCAGGAGCAGCATCCGCAGATCGTGCCGCGCGCCGTCGGTCTCGTGGTCCCCGGAATCGTCGACGCGGATGCCGGGATCGGTGTGTTCGCGAGCAATCTCGGGTGGCAGGATGCGCCGCTGCGCGACCTTGCCGGCGAAGCGTTCGGGTTGCCGGTCGCCTTCGACCACGATGTCCGCTCCGCGAGTTGGGCCGAACACGTCCTCGGCGGCGCACGCGCCTATTCGAACGCCGTGGTGCTCATCATCGGCACCGGAATCGCCGGGGCGATTCTCGTGGGTGGGCGACCGTACACGGCAGGCGGTTACGCCGGGGAGATCGGACACTCTCCGATCGCGGAAGGGCCGCAATGCCCCTGCGGGGCGCGCGGATGCCTGGAGACCATGGCATCCGCCGGAGCCATCGCTCGCCGCTACACCGAGGCGACAGGCGCTGTTGTGGATGGCGCGAAGGAGGTCATCGCCCGTGCGAACGCGGGAGATGACGTCGCAGCGCGCATCTGGAACGAAGCGCTCGACGCGCTGACCCTCGCGATCGCACAGCTGACCGCGGTCGTCGCACCGGAGGCCGTCGTGATCGGCGGAGGTCTCTCGCGGGCAGGAGATGCGCTGTTCGACGAGCTGCACCGTCGTCTCGCCGCGCGGTTGAGCTTCCACCGCATCCCCGCGCTCGTGCCCGCCGAGCTCCTCGGCAACGCCGGAATCCTGGGCGCCGCGCTGCGTGCGAGGGAAGTCGCATGA